The Candidatus Hydrogenedens sp. genome includes a region encoding these proteins:
- a CDS encoding tetratricopeptide repeat protein, whose translation MKKKETIFLLLIILLALIIRVVYFYHISKQPEFSHLIVDPQFNDYWSHKILYKGNYPSPTGDDPMIENTPYGRPPGYPFLLAFIYFLFGDNYNSPRLIQFFLGTINVYLMYYLVSRIFENKKAGLVSAFLIAILWESVYFEGEINYPVWVISLTIILLFTSLRYLQTKTVKFITFSGFLLGIIALFRPNGLLLLPMYIGVIFYISGKQNLKQFFVHGTLFTTSVFITISPVLIRNYIVSKEFFLISCFGGINTYIGNNTQSTGDSPTVPDIIHLCGIDNWDCFNYRLLVKGLGIKQEGRDYSFKEASQFFYKKAFEYWKQEPISAIKLTIRKFLLFWSPAIVSDGKVIYYDRESSFLRLLPGFPLLVGISLFSLILFIKQRNILTKEFKTFILFTLVWSFVYSFSVIPFFISERYRIPIIPPLCIIGGIGFVLFLNDAENQNKSNRVKEIILCLLCFTIVYMIPVKYEPDMARWFYHKAIVSYKSQNEKDAIYYANKAISKNPAYSEVYTFLGIISLNRNELKEAENYCLKSLETNPDYAMANNNLGYIMELQGKFELAEKYYSKACELSPIYTLAWINLGRIYLYYQNQLDMAKGCFVKATELEPNSWMGWFHLGNAYIQKGEYSSAEISLIKSLSLNPNNALIFNNLGYLHIQKKQYEKAIEYLKKALENDPQFTDAMFNLGNAFKEMNKLEEAEYWYKKVLETDPKYTDALDKLNEINKNKNN comes from the coding sequence ATGAAAAAAAAAGAAACAATATTTCTTCTTTTAATAATTCTTTTAGCACTTATTATACGAGTTGTTTACTTTTATCATATTTCCAAGCAACCCGAATTCTCCCACTTAATTGTAGACCCTCAATTTAACGATTACTGGTCACATAAAATACTATATAAAGGGAATTATCCATCTCCAACGGGAGATGACCCTATGATAGAAAATACTCCCTATGGAAGGCCTCCAGGATATCCTTTTCTTCTGGCTTTTATTTACTTCCTTTTCGGAGACAATTATAATTCTCCACGATTAATACAATTCTTTCTGGGAACTATAAATGTCTACTTAATGTATTACCTTGTTTCAAGGATTTTTGAAAACAAAAAAGCAGGTTTGGTATCAGCATTTTTAATAGCCATTCTCTGGGAATCTGTTTATTTTGAAGGAGAAATAAACTACCCTGTTTGGGTAATCTCCCTTACAATAATTCTTTTATTTACTTCTTTACGCTACTTGCAAACAAAAACAGTAAAATTTATAACCTTTTCAGGATTCTTATTAGGAATTATCGCTCTTTTTAGGCCCAATGGACTTTTATTATTGCCCATGTATATAGGGGTTATATTTTATATATCAGGGAAACAAAACCTAAAACAATTTTTTGTCCACGGCACTCTCTTCACTACATCTGTATTTATAACCATATCTCCTGTTTTAATCCGAAATTATATAGTCAGTAAAGAATTTTTTTTGATTTCTTGTTTCGGGGGGATAAACACATATATCGGAAATAACACACAATCAACAGGGGATAGCCCTACAGTTCCAGATATAATCCATTTGTGCGGAATTGATAACTGGGATTGTTTCAATTATCGTTTATTAGTAAAAGGACTCGGTATTAAGCAAGAAGGGCGAGATTACTCATTCAAAGAAGCTTCCCAATTTTTTTATAAAAAGGCTTTTGAATACTGGAAACAGGAACCTATTTCCGCAATTAAACTGACTATCCGAAAATTTCTGCTATTTTGGAGTCCTGCTATTGTTTCTGATGGGAAAGTCATTTACTACGACAGAGAATCATCATTTCTTCGTTTATTACCTGGATTTCCTTTATTGGTAGGCATATCTCTTTTCTCTTTGATTTTATTTATCAAGCAAAGAAACATATTAACTAAAGAATTTAAGACATTTATATTATTTACCCTTGTATGGAGTTTTGTTTATTCTTTTTCAGTTATTCCTTTTTTCATTTCAGAACGATACCGAATTCCTATTATTCCGCCATTATGCATTATAGGAGGAATTGGTTTTGTTTTATTTCTTAATGATGCTGAAAATCAAAATAAATCAAACAGAGTAAAAGAAATTATCCTTTGTTTGCTGTGTTTTACTATTGTGTATATGATACCTGTAAAATATGAGCCTGATATGGCTCGATGGTTCTATCACAAAGCAATCGTTTCTTATAAATCGCAGAACGAAAAAGACGCAATTTACTATGCCAATAAAGCTATCTCAAAAAATCCTGCATATTCAGAAGTCTATACCTTTCTTGGTATAATTTCCCTCAATCGTAATGAATTAAAAGAGGCAGAAAATTATTGTTTAAAATCTTTAGAAACAAATCCCGATTATGCCATGGCAAATAATAATTTAGGTTATATTATGGAGTTACAAGGAAAATTCGAACTTGCAGAGAAATATTACAGTAAAGCATGTGAATTATCTCCTATATATACTTTAGCATGGATTAATCTTGGAAGAATATATCTGTATTATCAGAATCAGTTAGATATGGCAAAAGGCTGTTTTGTAAAAGCAACTGAATTAGAACCTAATTCCTGGATGGGATGGTTCCATCTGGGAAATGCGTATATACAAAAGGGCGAATATTCCTCAGCAGAAATATCCCTGATAAAATCTCTCTCCTTAAATCCCAACAATGCCCTTATTTTTAATAATCTTGGTTATTTACATATACAAAAAAAACAATATGAAAAAGCGATAGAATATCTAAAAAAGGCTTTAGAAAACGACCCTCAATTTACAGATGCCATGTTTAATCTTGGAAATGCATTTAAAGAAATGAATAAACTTGAAGAGGCAGAATATTGGTATAAAAAAGTTTTAGAAACTGACCCTAAATACACAGATGCCCTAGATAAACTTAATGAGATAAATAAAAATAAAAACAATTAA
- a CDS encoding sigma-54 dependent transcriptional regulator, whose product MPKAKVLVIDDESLMREFIEEAMTRAGYRVVSSGSGAEGVELIKTQPFDLIITDLKMEPVDGLEVLQASVKVSPETPVIIMTAYATIDTAIETLKAGAMDYLVKPFTPEAIEIAVKRALDKVKMNAENKYLRSELNAYLGPPEIIGKSKIMQELHEKINKIADSRSTVLIRGETGVGKELVARTIHLLSPRRDKPFIKVNCAALSSGILESELFGHERGAFTGAYEKKIGRFELAHGGSLLLDEISEIHIDLQPKLLRALQEREIERVGGTETISVDVRIIATSNRNLEDAIEKHSFRQDLFYRLNVITIYVPPLRERKEDIPELANYFLKRFSKENGRNVDTISKKAMEHFMEYDWPGNVRELQNIIERAVVLAGDKKSLCLEDFEFLKIKNRSEHNISQVEPGITLAEIEKNIILKTLEHCGGNKTKAAEILGISVRTLRNKLHEYGMIKPQKNRMERIPK is encoded by the coding sequence ATGCCGAAAGCGAAAGTTCTTGTAATTGATGATGAGTCTCTCATGCGTGAATTTATTGAGGAAGCCATGACCCGTGCTGGGTACCGTGTGGTAAGTTCTGGAAGTGGAGCAGAAGGGGTTGAACTGATTAAAACGCAGCCTTTTGATTTGATAATAACGGATTTAAAAATGGAACCTGTTGATGGATTGGAGGTATTACAAGCAAGTGTAAAGGTTTCTCCCGAAACACCTGTAATTATAATGACTGCCTACGCAACAATAGATACAGCCATTGAAACATTAAAAGCAGGTGCCATGGATTATCTTGTAAAGCCATTTACCCCAGAGGCTATTGAGATTGCAGTAAAACGGGCTCTGGACAAAGTCAAAATGAATGCAGAAAATAAGTATCTTCGTTCAGAACTTAATGCATACCTGGGACCTCCTGAAATTATCGGGAAAAGCAAAATTATGCAAGAACTGCATGAAAAAATAAATAAAATTGCTGATTCTCGTTCTACCGTACTTATTCGTGGTGAAACAGGCGTAGGGAAAGAATTAGTGGCACGAACCATTCACCTATTAAGTCCTCGAAGGGATAAGCCTTTTATAAAAGTGAATTGTGCCGCGCTTTCTTCTGGGATTCTTGAAAGTGAATTGTTTGGACATGAACGAGGTGCTTTTACCGGAGCGTATGAAAAAAAGATTGGTCGCTTTGAACTTGCTCATGGAGGGTCATTGTTGCTGGATGAAATAAGTGAAATTCATATAGACCTTCAACCCAAATTACTTCGGGCATTACAGGAACGAGAAATAGAACGGGTGGGTGGAACAGAAACTATATCCGTAGATGTTCGTATTATTGCTACCTCTAACCGAAATCTTGAAGACGCCATTGAAAAACATTCCTTTCGCCAGGATTTATTTTACCGCTTAAATGTTATTACGATTTATGTTCCACCACTTCGTGAAAGAAAAGAAGATATTCCTGAATTGGCAAATTACTTCCTAAAACGGTTTTCTAAAGAGAATGGAAGAAATGTTGATACTATTAGTAAAAAGGCTATGGAGCATTTTATGGAATATGACTGGCCTGGAAATGTTCGCGAATTGCAAAATATCATAGAACGTGCTGTTGTTCTTGCGGGCGACAAAAAAAGTTTATGTTTGGAAGATTTCGAGTTTCTTAAGATAAAGAACCGTTCCGAACATAACATCTCTCAGGTGGAACCAGGTATTACATTAGCAGAAATAGAAAAAAATATTATTTTAAAAACATTGGAACATTGTGGAGGTAATAAAACGAAAGCAGCAGAAATATTAGGTATTAGTGTTCGAACACTCCGAAACAAACTGCATGAATATGGAATGATTAAACCTCAGAAAAATCGAATGGAACGCATTCCAAAATAG